Sequence from the Metopolophium dirhodum isolate CAU chromosome 2, ASM1992520v1, whole genome shotgun sequence genome:
AGGTGGCTGCGGGGTTGAAGATGTGGGCAAAGAAGGCAAAGATGGTGTTGATGGCATAGAAGGCACTGATGGCATAGAAGGCATTGAAGGCATAGAAGGCATAGAAGGCATTGAGGGCATAGAAGGTATATCAGGGAATGAACGAACAGTTCTAGTTTCATCGTCATTGAGTGGAGGCTGATAAGTTCCTTCAGGGGGTCGTTCTTCAACCAGTTCAAGTGATCTTTTCACTTTGTTCGTGGAATCTTCATTCGAAATCTCTTGTtccaattcattataataatcgtaatcTGTTGGTCCTTCTTCgttttgtatttcaatagtcATACTATTCGTTTCGTTATCGTTTATGTTTTTCACATCTTCGTAATAATATGACCATAGAATATAAGTATATCTACTAAAAAAAGCCATGACTGAAGAATTGTCTATGATTTTACCTTCAAAACAAATCCAATCATCTGATGAGCATTTCGACAAatctgttaataaataattttttaatattcgaaaattactttttatggttaataataaaataatatacaaaaatgttaaataattgtatcggcttttttattttgttaggttGTGAATTACTTCAAACtatttcattgaaataataattgacagtggtaatattttccaaacaaattacttttatttcttctattataattaagtgGCTTATACTCGAATTACAGTTGACTGATGCGCAAAAAGTAATTTAGATAATAGGATCAAACGACGGACGACAAAACTGgttaaaaatatcgtaaataacAAACACAAATGTCTCCTTggagtaatattaaaatgtgaatgcttttaaaattatatatagtcgCTGTAGCTATTAGTACTTACCTACGCTTAAACTTTGTTCGGGTCTTCCGATTACTTTGGAATAAGTAAACTTCGACATTTGACATACctgtaatatacaaattacaataaacttTAATGTTGCTAATTcttgtttttatgaaattagAAACGGAATCAACTTTATCAAAGAAGTTTTTCTCTAATTTAAGTTAAGCTATTGTTGGTGAATctcgtgtacaataatataagacgAAATAATCTAATGAAAAAACTaatgaaattacatttataaaattataattataatgaaacttACATACTTAATttcacttataaatatataatatttgggaTTTGTTGTACTATACCTTAAAAagtgtcctgtggagatacaaacttctgttatTCAAATGGGAATCCTCTTTTCaactacaaattatttaaagaataatattttgaacatgtttacgagtcaaaataaaaattcaaacgagtcattttttagttatttaactttgtgaaCTAAGGATAGAGCtatgataatgggtttggaTGATATGGGAgttatggtatttttaaaatgttagttattttttattaatatatcaatatttataatttataaacaattgtcCAAGTATAGTAAACACTATAATatcctatattacatatatttctaaaaccatttttaaggactattgtATCCTTAATATAAACGTTTCAATAACTGAGAAACTCATTCGagttttaaattaggtacataacaattttcaaaaacattatccactaaataatgtatactaAAATGGGGGAGGGGGTTcccatttgaaaaacagaagtttgtatcgctaCAGAAGACACTCCtgagtagtacaaaaaatctcaataatttaaaagtatatattataaatacgaaaACCAGAATTTGAACaactgtattattaaattaaaaaaaaatgcggaTGTACATAATTTGCTctttatatatgaaaaaaattagtaagtacctataaatgtacgaaataatattatatactttttaataactttaaataatgtgGTAGGTACGGTAGGT
This genomic interval carries:
- the LOC132939400 gene encoding IgA FC receptor-like isoform X1, with the protein product MICSQKHIIHSCVCCTSQNTMIVIQYICVFLYVCQMSKFTYSKVIGRPEQSLSVDLSKCSSDDWICFEGKIIDNSSVMAFFSRYTYILWSYYYEDVKNINDNETNSMTIEIQNEEGPTDYDYYNELEQEISNEDSTNKVKRSLELVEERPPEGTYQPPLNDDETRTVRSFPDIPSMPSMPSMPSMPSMPSMPSVPSMPSTPSLPSLPTSSTPQPPTMPSVPSIPQPPTMPSMPSTPSTPQPPAMPSSEPNTEATRYDVTTQSPEVEQIETTTEDYGNIGEPNCDYDPLSFVLKCGLNLITSIFGLSDTCCKPII
- the LOC132939400 gene encoding IgA FC receptor-like isoform X2 produces the protein MICSQKHIIHSCVCCTSQNTMIVIQYICVFLYVCQMSKFTYSKVIGRPEQSLSVGKIIDNSSVMAFFSRYTYILWSYYYEDVKNINDNETNSMTIEIQNEEGPTDYDYYNELEQEISNEDSTNKVKRSLELVEERPPEGTYQPPLNDDETRTVRSFPDIPSMPSMPSMPSMPSMPSMPSVPSMPSTPSLPSLPTSSTPQPPTMPSVPSIPQPPTMPSMPSTPSTPQPPAMPSSEPNTEATRYDVTTQSPEVEQIETTTEDYGNIGEPNCDYDPLSFVLKCGLNLITSIFGLSDTCCKPII